A genomic window from Xenorhabdus cabanillasii includes:
- a CDS encoding type VI secretion system Vgr family protein produces MKKNIIAHTSLGEDTLLFSSLKGEEKLSTIYSFDIELISEKKDIDIKSLRGKSITIEIKNPANPSANARYLNGIVHDGIVCDFYDSYFYKYKFTLQPKLSILQKSKGCQIWQKKTAPEIIKDILNKHSIKFESKLNAKYQQIEYCTQYRETDFNFISRLMEHEGIYYYFQHTISDHTLILADSPQSHSALSGYASIEYYPNHSPPRNKEKLYLYDWNVSYSIAPKIYAMNDYNFLKPRAQLLETQQNPDSSVPDTKIYEWPGNYTEASQGKSYVLILQQSYTAHCHYIKAKSLEVGIAPGHTFTLSKAFRDGDNSNYLIVSATYEFSESNYYSGDIDTNDNNTVKIETSFTAIPAKVNWRAPCLTPWPVASIETAEVVGSSGKDIWTNEYAQVKVQFHWDQEGAKDDTSSCWIRWSSTWASTKFGAVQIPRVGDEVFVSFINGNPDRPLIIGSAFNKENMPPWELPKEATKIGFMSRSIQGGNNNASYLFIDDAQDKESFDIHAEKDMNISVENDQKITIDGSRTTEIKKKQTDTVEKDASFTYKAKRDTTVEQEETAVFKNKQKTTVTNGKEVEVTSGGIKYNITGDYQADISGNKKESITGNEEGSITGNWKKSVTGSAEVKAISTLTLSATVCTEIKGTTCITLSGSLIKIG; encoded by the coding sequence ATGAAAAAAAATATTATTGCGCACACTTCACTGGGGGAAGATACTTTACTTTTTAGTTCATTAAAAGGTGAAGAAAAGCTATCAACTATTTATAGCTTTGATATTGAATTAATAAGTGAAAAAAAAGATATTGATATCAAATCATTACGAGGAAAATCAATTACTATTGAAATAAAAAACCCTGCCAACCCGTCAGCAAACGCACGTTATCTGAATGGCATAGTCCATGATGGTATAGTATGTGATTTTTATGACTCTTATTTCTATAAATATAAATTCACTCTTCAACCAAAGTTATCAATTCTACAAAAAAGCAAGGGATGTCAAATATGGCAAAAGAAGACTGCTCCTGAAATTATCAAAGACATACTGAATAAACACAGTATCAAGTTTGAAAGTAAATTAAATGCGAAATATCAACAAATTGAATATTGCACACAATATCGCGAGACTGACTTCAATTTTATCAGCCGATTGATGGAACATGAGGGAATTTATTACTATTTTCAACATACTATTAGTGATCACACTCTTATATTAGCTGATTCCCCCCAATCCCATTCTGCCTTATCGGGATATGCATCTATAGAATATTATCCAAATCATTCGCCCCCAAGAAATAAAGAGAAGCTCTATTTATATGATTGGAATGTAAGTTATTCAATTGCACCAAAGATCTATGCAATGAATGATTACAATTTCCTCAAACCACGGGCTCAGTTACTGGAAACACAACAAAACCCGGACTCTTCGGTTCCCGACACAAAAATATATGAATGGCCGGGGAATTATACTGAAGCTTCACAAGGAAAATCTTATGTCCTGATTTTACAGCAATCCTATACCGCTCATTGTCATTATATTAAAGCCAAAAGTCTTGAAGTTGGTATAGCTCCGGGACATACCTTTACACTTTCTAAAGCATTCAGAGACGGGGATAATAGCAATTATCTGATTGTCAGTGCCACATATGAATTTTCTGAATCCAATTATTATTCTGGTGATATTGATACCAATGATAATAACACAGTCAAAATTGAAACCAGTTTCACCGCGATTCCGGCCAAAGTAAACTGGCGAGCGCCCTGTTTAACACCATGGCCGGTCGCTAGCATAGAAACAGCGGAAGTCGTGGGTTCAAGTGGCAAAGACATCTGGACAAATGAATATGCTCAGGTCAAAGTGCAATTTCATTGGGATCAAGAAGGTGCCAAAGATGATACCAGTTCTTGTTGGATACGTTGGTCTAGCACCTGGGCCAGTACCAAATTCGGTGCAGTCCAGATACCCAGAGTTGGAGATGAAGTTTTTGTCAGCTTTATCAATGGCAACCCTGATCGGCCACTAATAATAGGCAGTGCTTTTAATAAAGAGAATATGCCACCGTGGGAATTGCCAAAAGAAGCCACAAAGATAGGCTTTATGTCACGGAGCATACAAGGTGGAAATAATAACGCCAGTTATTTATTCATTGATGATGCCCAGGATAAAGAATCTTTTGATATACACGCAGAAAAAGATATGAATATTTCTGTAGAAAATGATCAAAAGATAACTATTGATGGCTCCCGCACAACAGAAATAAAGAAAAAACAAACTGATACCGTAGAAAAAGATGCAAGTTTTACCTATAAGGCAAAACGTGATACGACCGTTGAACAAGAAGAAACGGCAGTTTTCAAGAATAAACAGAAAACAACGGTGACGAATGGTAAAGAAGTTGAAGTCACTAGTGGTGGCATTAAATATAATATAACTGGTGATTATCAAGCAGATATCAGTGGCAATAAAAAAGAATCAATCACCGGAAACGAAGAAGGCAGTATTACAGGAAATTGGAAAAAATCTGTCACCGGATCAGCCGAGGTGAAAGCCATTTCGACTCTCACTTTAAGTGCGACAGTATGTACTGAGATTAAGGGCACTACATGCATTACTCTCTCTGGTTCATTAATCAAGATTGGTTGA
- the tpx gene encoding thiol peroxidase yields MTQTVKFQGSDITVSGSFPQVGETVKEFTLVAKDLTDVALSQYAGKRKVLNIFPSIDTGVCATSVRKFNQHASELNNTVVLCISADLPFAQSRFCGSEGLSNVVTLSILRSGEFQENYGVAISEGPLSGLTARAVIVLDENNQVIYSQLVNEITNEPDYDNALSVLK; encoded by the coding sequence ATGACTCAAACCGTCAAGTTCCAAGGTAGCGATATCACCGTGAGCGGAAGTTTTCCACAAGTAGGTGAAACAGTAAAAGAATTTACGCTGGTAGCCAAAGATCTCACTGATGTGGCACTGAGCCAATACGCAGGGAAACGTAAGGTACTCAATATATTTCCAAGTATTGATACCGGCGTTTGTGCAACTTCTGTTCGTAAATTCAATCAACACGCCAGCGAACTGAACAATACTGTCGTACTCTGCATTTCAGCAGACTTGCCTTTCGCACAATCTCGTTTCTGTGGCTCTGAAGGCCTTTCAAATGTCGTCACTCTGTCAATACTGCGTAGCGGTGAGTTTCAGGAAAATTACGGTGTCGCAATAAGCGAAGGCCCATTAAGCGGATTGACTGCGCGTGCTGTTATTGTTCTGGATGAAAATAATCAAGTTATTTATAGCCAACTCGTGAATGAAATTACCAACGAGCCTGACTACGACAACGCATTATCAGTGCTGAAATAA